TCCAGGTATTTTTTTAGTATCTTTTATAATATCAACGATATCATTTCTAACTAATGGTTCTCCACCTGTAAACCTTACCTTTTTTATCCCCATTGATGCCAAAGTTACTAATATCTTATTTACATCTTCTCTTGTAATCTCTTCTTCTCCCCTTGGAACATATCCCTCTGGCATACAATAAATACACTTTAAATTACATTTTTCCGTAAGGGATATTCTAACATAATCAATATCCCTATTGTAGTTATCTCGCATATTTTATCCTCCTAAAACAACTACCTCTCCAGCATTTGTAAGATCATAACCACCAATTTTATTTAACCTCTCCTTAAAATCCTTTGATGTTATTATCTCTAGAAAAGTTTTTATTCTACAATCTTCGAGCATCTCTCTATTTAATATAATATCATAATCTTCACTACAAACGGGAATAAAATCTAATCCCATCATATTTGCTGCAGCGAGTACCCCAAGTCCACAATCTGCACTACCACCTTTAATCTGTGCAGCTACAGAAAGATGGGTTATCTCCTCTCTATCATAACCCTTAATTCGTGATTTGTTAACATCGAATTTTTCTATATTGTAGTCAAGAAGCATTCTAGTTCCTGATCCTTTTTGTCTGTTGACAAAGTTTACTCTCTCTAAGTCCTTGAAATCTCTAATGTTTAGAGGATTTCCCTTTTCGACAATAAATCCTTGAATACGTTTTAAAAATTTTATAATTACACATTTTCCAAGATATTTTTCACAGTATTCTATATTATAAACTCCATTTTCACCTAGTAGATGACTTGGTGCTATGTGAGTTTCACCTCTTTTTAATGCCATAATCCCTCCCATACTTCCTGTATGAGTTGAACTAAAGTTTAGACCATAGTCTTTAAAGTAATCTGCTATAATATCCATAGCAATATCATGACTCCCAATTGATACAAGGGTATTATCTGGATTAAAGTCCTCTCTTAAAAGGTTAATATTTACCTTACTTGAAGCTTTAAGTCCCTCTACATCCTTTGGAATTATAAAGTATCCATCAGCATTGGTAAGTGACATTGTAGTTCCTGCACCTTTTCCTACAGGTATAGCTATAACCTTTTCATCAACCTTACCAAGTTTCACTCTTATATACTCATCATTTTTAAGTGAAGATACTACCTTTCTTGAAAGATATGCATCAATTTTAGGATTTTTCTTTATAATATTTGTAATATTATTTAAAGCAGAATTAATACCTTCTTTTACAAGGCTTTCTATTACGAAAAATGCTGAAACAGGATATCCTGGAACCCCAAAAATAGGTGTATCATTAATAATTCCTAGACTCGCTGGCTTCCCTGGTTTAATTGAAATACCATGGAAGAACTTCTCTCCACAATCCTCAATTATACTTCCAGCATAATCACCTCTACCCTTAGAAGATCCTGCATTTAATATAACCATATCACATTCCTCAGTTGCTTTCATAACTGCTGCTTTAAGGTCATCCTTATTATCCTTTACAACGTCATAACGAATTCCCTGAACCCCATATGATTCAACTAACGCTTTAAACGTCCAAGAATTAAAATCTAGTAGTTCACCTTTAGAAGGAATATTGTCCCTACTTGAATCTATTATCTCATCACCTGTTGGAATAATCCCAACTTTAAGGTTTTTATATACCTCAACTTTTGTAATCTTTGAAGCAAGTAGTGATGATATATCAAGTGGAGTGATTTTTCTCTTTTTAGGTACTATCATCTCTCCAAATTGAATATCCTCCCCAATAGGTCTTACATTTTGATATGGTACATGGGACTTCCTAACAACATATCCATCAGAATCCTCAACTAAGTCTTCCTTCATTATTACACAATCAAATGGTTCATTAATCGGGTCTCCTGTATCAACAACCTCAAACATATCTTCTCTTAAAGTAACTGGATTATTTGTATCCGCATTTAATGTATACTCAAAACGCGTAGCTATTCCATCCATTGCTGCTGCTGTAAAGTGAGGTGAGGATATTTTCGCATAATGTGCCTTATAAGTTATTCTTGAAAGCGCATCAACAGTATCTACTATCTCACTTTCTAAAACAATTTTACTACATACCTCCCTAGTTATTTCAATAGCTTCATCTAGGGGTGTATTATTTAAATATAACTTCATATTATCACCTCATAACCTTTACTTTGTCACCTTTTTGTAATCCTTCAACATCTCTATCTATTTTAACTATTCCATCACATTTAGCCATAACACTCATTGCAGAAGATTTAGCATGTATAGGATAAGCTATACCATCTTTAATAGTTACAGTAAGATATTCCTCACGCCCACGGGCCTTATGGTAATTCTCTCCGAATTCTAAAGTTTGTTCTATTTTATTAGCCCTTCTTCCGTACATTTTATCTATTAATTTTGAAATAACAAATTTATAAATAATTGTGCAAGCAAGTGGATGTCCTGGTAGTCCTACAATATACTTATTACCTTCACATTTAGCCATAAGAGTTGGTTTTCCTGGCTTTACTGCAAGTCCATGGAACATTAACTCTCCAAGGGCTAACATGGTTTTTTCACTAAAATCCTTATTTCCCGCTGAACTTCCACCGGATAAAAACACTATATCATTTTCACTTAAGGCTTTTTTAACAGCACTTAAAATACCCTCTTCAACATCTTTTAATATTCCATAGTGTGTAGATATACATCCATCTTCTCTAGATGCAAATGTAAGAAATGGTCCGTTTGTATCCTTTATCTTTGGAATTTCTATATTCTCTTCTATACTAAGAAGCTCATCACCTGTTGATATAATTCCAACCTTAATTTGCCTTTTAACCTTTACCTTAGTAATTCCAAGGGATATTAAAATAGCAATGTG
The window above is part of the Clostridium cylindrosporum DSM 605 genome. Proteins encoded here:
- a CDS encoding molybdopterin biosynthesis protein, encoding MKLYLNNTPLDEAIEITREVCSKIVLESEIVDTVDALSRITYKAHYAKISSPHFTAAAMDGIATRFEYTLNADTNNPVTLREDMFEVVDTGDPINEPFDCVIMKEDLVEDSDGYVVRKSHVPYQNVRPIGEDIQFGEMIVPKKRKITPLDISSLLASKITKVEVYKNLKVGIIPTGDEIIDSSRDNIPSKGELLDFNSWTFKALVESYGVQGIRYDVVKDNKDDLKAAVMKATEECDMVILNAGSSKGRGDYAGSIIEDCGEKFFHGISIKPGKPASLGIINDTPIFGVPGYPVSAFFVIESLVKEGINSALNNITNIIKKNPKIDAYLSRKVVSSLKNDEYIRVKLGKVDEKVIAIPVGKGAGTTMSLTNADGYFIIPKDVEGLKASSKVNINLLREDFNPDNTLVSIGSHDIAMDIIADYFKDYGLNFSSTHTGSMGGIMALKRGETHIAPSHLLGENGVYNIEYCEKYLGKCVIIKFLKRIQGFIVEKGNPLNIRDFKDLERVNFVNRQKGSGTRMLLDYNIEKFDVNKSRIKGYDREEITHLSVAAQIKGGSADCGLGVLAAANMMGLDFIPVCSEDYDIILNREMLEDCRIKTFLEIITSKDFKERLNKIGGYDLTNAGEVVVLGG
- a CDS encoding molybdopterin molybdotransferase MoeA; protein product: MLKVISTYEFEKLIESISEVDSEEIDILDSHGRVLSEDIISNINIPGFRRSAVDGYAVKSSNTYMCSETMPAILSFKENIEIGKKPSLELADMECSYVPTGGMIPEGADSVVMLEDVEFLGDEALINKSVSTLENVVAEDEDIKKGKEVILKGTTINSTHIAILISLGITKVKVKRQIKVGIISTGDELLSIEENIEIPKIKDTNGPFLTFASREDGCISTHYGILKDVEEGILSAVKKALSENDIVFLSGGSSAGNKDFSEKTMLALGELMFHGLAVKPGKPTLMAKCEGNKYIVGLPGHPLACTIIYKFVISKLIDKMYGRRANKIEQTLEFGENYHKARGREEYLTVTIKDGIAYPIHAKSSAMSVMAKCDGIVKIDRDVEGLQKGDKVKVMR